GAAGCCGGTCGTTAAATTTATGGCTGAACAGGGTGATGAAAACCGTCAGGCCCAGGAACCAGAGGCAGGAGGCTGATGCGACCCCGGCCATAAAGGCGAGGCCCTGCTCTGCGGGCAGGGTGACCCGGAAAGCTCCCAGCATCATGGTGCCGTCGATGATGGCCTGGGGGTTGAGCCAGGTGACCACAAAGGCTGTGGCCGCTACCTGGCGCAGCGGCAGGTTCACCTCCGCGGAGGTATCCAGGGTTCCCTTATCCCGCAGCAGGCCAACGCCAATAACAATGACAATGACACTGCCCGCCAGCAGCACAAGCTTCTGAACCCAGGGAAACTGTTCCATGAGCGCGCCGATGCCAAAGAAGCAGGCCAGGGCCAGGGAGATGTCAAAGAAGATAACGATGAGTGCTGTAGCGGCAGCACG
The DNA window shown above is from Eubacterium limosum and carries:
- a CDS encoding LysE/ArgO family amino acid transporter; this translates as MHFLQGLTMGLAYVAPIGLQNLFVINTALTQSRRRAAATALIVIFFDISLALACFFGIGALMEQFPWVQKLVLLAGSVIVIVIGVGLLRDKGTLDTSAEVNLPLRQVAATAFVVTWLNPQAIIDGTMMLGAFRVTLPAEQGLAFMAGVASASCLWFLGLTVFITLFSHKFNDRLLRAINVVCGAVIIFYGLKLLLSFIKMVS